In Helianthus annuus cultivar XRQ/B chromosome 3, HanXRQr2.0-SUNRISE, whole genome shotgun sequence, a single window of DNA contains:
- the LOC110929375 gene encoding kinesin-like protein KIN-12D codes for MLRDFKIMRRNSGKSPNLDEPENVPVNVKFHEASVSNVSSDSSSRPPLNTIQELGFKVGKIDRTPTKVDGGRVLESGMSMRTPEKGLGRSRYGWGSESRNEGRIGNVNVNTPRSCRTIGRAVSSGYSEGNSTQNTPTKSVNKPPNPGLLHGGSSKPPAGGSVRSYGNIAALSRGSPSTHTTVNTVEVPHFELKEDPSFWMDHNVQVLIRIRPLNNMELSTHGYNRCLKQESAQSVTFVAHPETRFTFDHVACETIDQETLFRMAGLPMVENCLSGYNSCIFAYGQTGSGKTHTMLGEINELEIKPSPYRGMTPRMFEFLFARIIAEEESRVDERLTYNCKCSFLEIYNEQITDLLDPSSTNLHLREDVKKGVYVENLTEFEVHTVGDILRLLSRGSANRRVAATNMNRESSRSHCVFTCVIESRWEKDSTSNLRFARLNLVDLAGSERQKTSGAEGERLKEAANINKSLSTLGHVIMALVDGANARTRHIPYRDSRLTFLLQDSLGGNSKTMIIANVSPSICSATETLNTLKFAQRAKLIQNNAVVNEDASGDVMALQHQIQLLKEELTILKRQNVSRSLTFGPKVTEETQQEHENDFDNTLGHENKTLRVSSKQLKSLEASLTGALRREQMSESAIKQLEAEIEQLNRLVRQREEDNKCTKMMLKFREDKIQRMESVVAGSIPADSYLLQENNMLTEEIQMLRAKVDKNPEVTRFALENIRLLEQLRRLQDFSEEGEREMLLNEVSELRNQLVLALDENSKQDGLTQKEAAHDAKENTSLRLELERSQEELEKCKNNLNSCLEQNAKLFREIEDLNALLEHKKSTVHEHDDGIEVIKEPILEASSVGKRSMHTFQKTHQTHVEHSDDVMDMQLDESIQLSRTFVKNDEAPVRYIEEAINLQMQVDILEMILKEESSTRAEIEEKYKDLKDELEEAKSVIEALETQQLISINELEDLRNRNNRFSQDMHLPPSSNDTERVQEKMNRMQDSLEKARRTNKWYKTERECNAVNEEEMDEVRKQVEAETAEVIVCLQEEISSLQEQLFDSNTKETELKQELTVVQAKLTAITECNEALKENYEEKERELNVLTNEIQEVLTAGHDALEDALNDLDDVTVCEQLQIITKNILEKDSKIKALNLCLEDAKNKGTEMEGMLRSLKGATLVMSEAHQQDCSEKDQVIRQLSSRLSEKSCVINELSNAVKEREQQIKKISDRAAGAFVVVNWFSEIKDGLNKALMQKDAELEELKKNHIVQSCRSSRDVSRRDDTIVLLKKELETALESLKGVKAEMARLRSERDVIRLSEKQSRQSIEGFVPQVLALQATLDNFEKQTEVAMVSLDNKIQTVEGLLQKSCKSCHQKKKLYEHELMDAKVNAAQQAAESSCVYAKFAEAQYTIKEADVMINELLIANETMKLDIESLKKKEVTLINERDTIMQQFETDTMGMKKEIEELEGMIVQTRSIVDQDLIPIASDFFCVKSQIQDSSKLIQSWIEDIWSEIIAKDCVVSVLRVCHMGILLEMVTGLNAENGLLRHGLCESSSLVSQLREHNCKSRNELEMCREIQAKLLADIKNSFDRVSKGTQETDILSVKLASFEEKIVNLQAQEEAMVERSKYMGSKLSALVKELDAVGKDKEVRFLEETFMVDLLEKEIELVVLSAKLKEEDSQRKDLENANKNMSTVFVKFKEDKEEEVDFLRNKTKGIESQILEKSQTFKEELEVKDMELRNMRLHVEDMNAALQQCEAFNNLSVKECINLMSSMDKETKRVFSLLSERIVSLEQRLEEINGSTEKTSTYIEELQSLEDNAKVLISENVLLQSEMERKEEVLEGLKASLEVLEDELRLLKEFSSNKQDQKDETEELKASLELLKNELNEKVAVIAMLEVDVSREGDLVKSLFSEIEKLTESVKDALKAKETCEAELVEAKKANESLEMELVQLESDLSEINKLAELRTIDLRSVSCKRDDLHAELLEVRKELEMAQAIAEENEAIATEAKQMAETSRLHAEEKDEEVKLYEKSVEELEFIVNALENQVEMVKGEAERQRLQREELEVEFQAFKQQIHTVHSNDSDVKRLLNEKEKSLQEFLQRVQILEKEIASKDSEILQHKAHINELNLHAEAQAREYKQTFKTLEAMADQVKSDSSAPLISNSPSKKLEKNASRARGSGSPFKCIGIGLAQQMKSEKDEELAAAKRKIEELEALAASRQKEIFALNAKLAMSGSMTHDVLRDLLGIKLDMTTYSSLVNGHQNEEINEKAQVHNAEVQYKEEEVVKLKKQLNELINERQGWLEEIERKQGEMIAAQVALEQLRQRDRLLSTENEMFKTKIGNHKKKVMELETEVTKLSGQQNLQQRIHHHTKIKEENNALKAQNEELSRKLKRSDVILSRVKEELANLRAAHGKNAYYVETELQLVENLKETEEERDHLAQKLAALCTSILKATGVNGPTSDVNVTKAEEALEQFQRRVAALERELQDMQYKNRICNERARLSELMPQTAKENSRSSPFLSTLDR; via the exons ATGTTGAGAGATTTCAAAATTATGCGTCGGAATTCGGGTAAAAGCCCTAATTTAGACGAACCGGAAAATGTACCTGTAAATGTGAAGTTTCATGAAGCGTCTGTGTCGAATGTGAGTTCGGATTCTTCGTCTAGGCCACCGTTGAATACGATTCAGGAACTAGGGTTTAAGGTTGGCAAAATTGATAGAACACCTACTAAGGTTGACGGTGGTAGGGTTTTAGAGTCTGGGATGTCGATGAGGACTCCGGAGAAAGGTTTGGGGAGGAGTAGGTATGGGTGGGGTTCGGAGTCGAGGAATGAGGGGAGGATTGGGAATGTGAATGTTAATACGCCTAGGTCGTGTAGGACGATTGGGAGAGCTGTGAGTTCGGGTTATTCTGAGGGGAATTCTACGCAGAATACACCTACGAAGAGTGTAAATAAGCCTCCAAATCCGGGGCTGCTTCATGGAGGTAGTTCGAAGCCTCCTGCTGGTGGTAGTGTTCGCAGTTATGGGAACATTGCAGCTTTATCTAGAGGGTCTCCAAGCACGCACACTACTGTAAATACGGTTGAGGTACCGCATTTTGAACTAAAAGAAGATCCATCGTTCTGGATGGATCATAATGTACAA GTTTTGATACGAATTCGTCCGCTTAACAACATGGAGCTTAGTACTCATGGTTATAACCGGTGCTTAAAACAAGAAAGTGCACAATCCGTGACCTTTGTGGCGCATCCAGAAACAAGATTCACCTTTGACCATGTTGCTTGTGAAACCATTGACCAG GAAACACTTTTTAGGATGGCAGGTCTACCAATGGTAGAGAATTGCTTATCAGGTTATAATAGTTGTATCTTCGCCTATGGGCAG ACAGGAAGTGGAAAAACACACACCATGCTCGGTGAAATAAACGAGCTTGAAATAAAACCTAGTCCATATCGGGGAATGACTCCACGAATGTTTGAGTTCTTATTCGCTAGAATAATTGCG GAAGAGGAAAGCCGAGTAGATGAAAGATTAACATACAATTGCAAATGTTCATTCTTAGAGATATACAACGAGCAAATTACGGATCTCCTTGACCCTTCCTCTACAAATTTGCAT CTCCGAGAAGATGTTAAAAAGGGTGTTTATGTGGAAAATTTGACCGAATTTGAAGTTCACACTGTGGGTGATATCCTGAGGCTTCTTAGTCGG GGTTCGGCAAATAGGAGAGTTGCTGCAACAAATATGAACAGAGAAAGCAGTCGTTCCCATTGTGTTTTCACATGTGTAATTGAAAGTAGGTGGGAGAAAGATTCAACTTCCAACCTACGATTTGCAAGGCTAAACCTTGTTGATCTAGCTGGTTCAGAAAG ACAAAAAACTTCGGGTGCTGAAGGTGAACGTTTAAAGGAGGCTGCAAACATTAATAAATCGCTATCCACCCTAGG GCATGTAATAATGGCTTTAGTAGACGGTGCTAATGCAAGGACACGACATATTCCGTATAGAGACTCAAGACTCACATTTCTTCTACAG GACTCGTTAGGCGGAAATTCAAAAACAATGATAATAGCTAATGTTAGTCCCTCCATATG TTCTGCTACTGAAACGTTAAACACTCTAAAGTTTGCGCAGCGTGCAAAACTGATACAGAACAAT GCTGTGGTAAATGAAGACGCCTCAGGAGATGTCATGGCGCTTCAACACCAGATACAACTTCTAAAG GAGGAGCTCACTATCCTTAAGAGACAAAATGTTTCCAGATCTTTAACATTTGGTCCAAAAGTCACTGAAGAGACCCAACAAGAACATGAAAATGATTTTGATAATACGCTTGGACACGAGAACAAAACCCTGAGGGTTTCCTCTAAACAG CTAAAATCATTAGAGGCCTCTTTGACTGGAGCGTTGAGGAGAGAGCAAATGTCGGAAAGTGCTATTAAACAACTTGAAGCAGAAATAGAACAATTAAACCGTTTG GTTCGACAAAGGGAAGAGGACAATAAGTGCACAAAGATGATGTTGAAGTTTAGAGAAGATAAAATTCAAAGAATGGAGTCTGTGGTTGCTGGGTCAATACCTGCTGACTCATACTTGCTACAAGAGAATAACATGCTTACTGAAGAAATTCAGATGCTTCGTGCAAAAGTTGATAAAAATCCAGAAGTTACACGATTCGCTTTGGAAAATATTAGGCTTCTTGAACAACTTAGAag ATTACAAGATTTTTCTGAAGAAGGGGAGAGAGAAATGTTGTTAAATGAAGTATCTGAACTGAGAAATCAG TTGGTTCTTGCTCTTGATGAGAACTCCAAGCAAGATGGTCTTACGCAAAAG GAAGCTGCACATGACGCTAAAGAAAACACTTCTCTTCGATTGGAG TTGGAAAGGAGCCAAGAAGAGTTAGAGAAATGCAAGAACAACCTCAATTCTTGCTTAGAGCAAAATGCAAAACTCTTCAGGGAAATTGAGGATCTAAATGCCTTATTAGAACACAAGAAATCTACAGTGCATGAACATGATGATGGTATTGAGGTCATCAAG GAACCCATTTTGGAAGCTTCTTCTGTAGGCAAACGGTCCATGCATACATTCCAAAAGACACATCAAACTCATGTGGAGCATTCTGATGATGTTATGGATATGCAATTAGAC GAGTCCATACAGTTGTCTCGTACATTTGTAAAGAACGATGAAGCTCCTGTAAGGTACATTGAAGAAGCCATTAATCTTCAAATGCAAGTAGACATTCTAGAGATGATTTTAAAGGAAGAGAGCTCAACCCGTGCGGAAATTGAAGAAAAATATAAAGATTTGAAGGATGAGCTTGAAGAAGCAAAGTCTGTAATTGAGGCTCTCGAGACTCAACAACTAATATCTATCAACGAGCTCGAAGATCTTAGAAACCGTAATAACAGATTTTCTCAAGATATGCACCTGCCACCATCTTCAAATGACACGGAACGCGTGCAAGAAAAGATGAACCGGATGCAGGATTCTCTTGAAAAAGCCAGGAGAACAAATAAATGGTATAAAACCGAACGGGAATGTAACGCTGTTAATGAAGAAGAAATGGATGAAGTGCGGAAACAAGTCGAGGCTGAAACTGCTGAGGTCATCGTCTGTTTGCAAGAAGAAATAAGCAGTCTTCAGGAGCAATTATTCGACAGTAACACTAAAGAAACGGAACTCAAACAGGAGTTGACCGTTGTGCAAGCGAAGTTGACCGCCATTACAGAATGCAATGAAGCTTTAAAGGAAAATTacgaagaaaaagaaagagaacTTAACGTGTTGACTAACGAGATCCAGGAGGTTCTTACAGCGGGTCACGACGCACTTGAAGACGCGTTAAACGATCTTGATGATGTCACTGTATGTGAGCAATTACAAATAATCACAAAAAACATCTTGGAAAAAGATTCAAAAATAAAGGCACTGAATTTGTGTTTAGAGGACGCGAAAAACAAAGGTACTGAAATGGAGGGCATGCTGCGGTCGTTAAAAGGGGCGACTTTAGTGATGTCGGAAGCGCACCAACAAGACTGCAGTGAAAAAGATCAAGTAATCCGCCAGCTGTCATCACGGTTGAGTGAAAAAAGCTGTGTGATAAACGAGTTAAGTAATGCAGTCAAAGAAAGAGAACAGCAAATCAAGAAGATATCAGATCGTGCAGCGGGTGCGTTTGTGGTTGTGAACTGGTTTTCTGAGATTAAAGACGGTTTAAATAAAGCGCTGATGCAGAAAGACGCGGAGCTTGAAGAATTAAAGAAAAACCACATT GTTCAGAGTTGCAGAAGTTCAAGAGATGTTAGTCGCAGGGACGACACGATAGTTCTTTTGAAAAAGGAGCTTGAAACCGCACTCGAGAGTCTTAAGGGAGTGAAAGCCGAGATGGCGAGACTACGTTCTGAGAGAGATGTAATTCGGCTTTCTGAGAAACAGAGTCGCCAAAGTATCGAAGGCTTTGTGCCGCAGGTTCTTGCGTTACAAGCTACTTTAGAcaattttgaaaaacaaactgaGGTAGCAATGGTTTCTTTGGATAACAAGATTCAAACCGTTGAAGGACTTTTACAGAAATCATGCAAATCCTGTCACCAGAAAAAAAAG CTCTATGAGCATGAACTTATGGATGCCAAGGTAAATGCAGCACAACAAGCAGCAGAATCTTCTTGTGTTTACGCTAAATTTGCAGAGGCCCAATACACCATCAAAGAAGCAGACGTTATGATCAATGAGCTACTGATCGCAAATGAAACCATGAAGCTCGACATTGAATCTCTAAAGAAGAAGGAGGTAACTTTAATAAACGAGCGGGATACGATTATGCAACAGTTTGAAACCGATACTATGGGAATGAAGAAAGAAATAGAGGAGCTGGAGGGTATGATTGTTCAGACCCGTTCTATCGTGGATCAAGATCTGATTCCAATAGCGTCTGATTTCTTTTGCGTAAAGTCTCAGATTCAAGACTCTAGCAAGTTAATTCAGTCATGGATTGAAGACATATGGTCTGAAATAATTGCGAAAGACTGCGTTGTCTCAGTTTTACGTGTCTGTCACATGGGAATACTTCTGGAAATGGTAACGGGATTAAACGCGGAAAACGGGCTGCTTCGTCACGGGTTATGTGAATCAAGTTCTCTGGTGTCACAACTAAGAGAACACAATTGCAAATCAAGAAATGAGCTGGAAATGTGCAGAGAAATTCAAGCGAAGTTATTGGCTGACATCAAGAATAGTTTCGATCGTGTGTCAAAGGGTACACAAGAAACCGATATACTTTCAGTCAAGCTAGCGAGTTTTGAGGAAAAGATAGTGAATTTACAGGCTCAAGAAGAAGCAATGGTGGAAAGATCGAAATATATGGGATCCAAGCTTTCGGCTTTAGTTAAAGAATTGGATGCTGTCGGTAAAGACAAAGAGGTTAGATTTCTTGAAGAAACGTTCATGGTTGATTTGTTAGAGAAAGAGATCGAGCTCGTTGTTCTGTCAGCGAAACTGAAAGAAGAAGATTCACAACGAAAGGATCTCGAGAATGCGAATAAAAACATGAGTACGGTTTTTGTGAAGTTTAAGGAAGACAAAGAAGAGGAGGTTGACTTTTTGCGCAACAAAACGAAGGGAATAGAAAGTCAAATTCTTGAAAAAAGTCAAACTTTTAAAGAGGAGTTGGAAGTTAAAGATATGGAGCTAAGGAACATGAGGCTACATGTCGAAGATATGAACGCTGCGCTCCAACAATGTGAAGCTTTTAACAATTTGAGCGTGAAAGAGTGTATTAACTTGATGAGTAGTATGGACAAGGAGACTAAAAGAGTGTTCAGTTTATTAAGTGAGAGAATTGTCTCACTTGAGCAAAGACTTGAAGAGATAAACGGGAGCACTGAAAAGACGAGTACGTATATAGAAGAACTTCAGTCGTTAGAAGATAACGCTAAAGTTTTGATTTCAGAAAACGTGTTACTTCAAAGTGAGATGGAACGTAAAGAGGAAGTTCTCGAAGGTTTGAAAGCTTCGTTGGAGGTTTTAGAGGACGAGCTACGGTTGTTGAAGGAATTCTCGTCTAATAAACAGGACCAGAAAGACGAAACGGAAGAACTAAAAGCTTCTTTAGAACTTTTAAAGAATGAGCTAAACGAGAAAGTTGCGGTGATTGCCATGCTCGAGGTGGATGTTTCACGAGAGGGTGATTTGGTAAAATCACTATTTTCCGAGATTGAAAAACTGACGGAAAGCGTTAAAGATGCGTTGAAAGCGAAAGAGACGTGCGAGGCGGAGTTGGTTGAGGCGAAGAAAGCTAACGAGAGCTTGGAAATGGAGTTGGTTCAGTTGGAATCGGATCTTTCCGAAATAAATAAATTGGCGGAATTGAGAACAATTGATCTAAGAAGTGTTAGTTGTAAAAGGGATGATCTTCATGCCGAACTTCTTGAAGTAAGAAAGGAGTTAGAGATGGCACAAGCCATTGCGGAAGAAAACGAGGCAATTGCTACCGAAGCTAAACAG ATGGCGGAGACAAGCAGACTGCATGCCGAAGAGAAGGATGAGGAGGTGAAATTATATGAGAAATCTGTTGAAGAGCTTGAGTTTATTGTAAATGCACTCGAGAACCAG GTTGAAATGGTCAAAGGAGAGGCTGAAAGGCAACGATTGCAACGGGAAGAGCTAGAAGTAGAGTTTCAAGCTTTTAAACAGCAGATCCACACTGTCCATAGTAATGACTCAGACGTAAAAAG GCTTCTAAATGAGAAAGAGAAAAGCCTTCAAGAGTTCCTTCAACGCGTCCAAATTTTAGAGAAGGAGATCGCCTCCAAGGATTCAGAG aTTCTCCAACATAAAGCTCACATCAATGAGCTCAATCTGCATGCTGAAGCGCAAGCTAGAGAGTATAAACAAACT TTTAAGACACTGGAGGCAATGGCTGATCAAGTTAAATCCGATAGCTCTGCTCCACTAATCTCAAATTCACCGTCAAAGAAACTCGAAAAGAACGCATCAAGGGCACGAGGTTCCGGTTCTCCTTTTAAATGCATCGGTATAGGTTTGGCACAACAAATGAAATCAGAGAAAGACGAAGAGCTTGCAGCTGCAAAACGTAAAATCGAAGAGCTTGAAGCATTGGCCGCTAGTCGTCAAAAAGAG ATATTCGCGCTGAATGCAAAATTGGCTATGTCCGGGAGCATGACTCATGATGTGTTGCGTGATTTATTGGGCATAAAGTTGGATATGACTACCTATTCG TCTTTAGTAAACGGCCACCAAAATGAGGAAATAAATGAAAAGGCTCAAGTTCATAATGCTGAGGTACAATACAAG